A window of Xenopus laevis strain J_2021 chromosome 1L, Xenopus_laevis_v10.1, whole genome shotgun sequence genomic DNA:
CTATATAACTGGCATGCAAGTACATCATTCCTGCATGTTTACACTTCTAGCAGAAAAAGTTGAGTTGGCATTGTAGCAttgttacataaataaatataacttaaCATATTATACAGGTTGTTGTATCAAAAATGGCAACACCAGCCTTAGAATATCGACTTGTGTGGGTCTGATTTTCTGGACCCACAACCTGCATTTTTACATGCCCTATCGACAGTTGTGAGATAAGATTAACATTCTTCTTCTTACTTTGACAGACTGATAAGCCAGTCTCTCCATTATCTGTAAAAgtgttattattataaacaatgtGTTTTTCTGTTCTCCAGTTTTCTTATATTCTTCCGCTCATTGTGCACTGACTTTTGGACATCACAAGCGTCCTTTCTTTGCACAAATGCTTGTGTGTACTTCTGTGATGGCATTACTCCATTGATAGCAGTGAGCTATGCACATTGCATTTGAATCTACAGTCTTAATGTAACACATACAGTCAGTCACATGTCTCAGGGTTATCAACACTGATAGAATCTGGTTCTCTCTCAGAGTTGGTTTCAGTATTAGACAACTGCACTGATGCCTGGTATGAGGGTGGAGAATCATTACAAGTATACACTTCATCAGCAATGTCCACTGCACTCTCTGTATATAGGGGAGGTGGAATGTTGAGACCCTCTTCAAGCACTCTCAATTCACAGCTTGACTCTGGCTGCAGACGAATTTCATTAATTACACTCTCGTAGGATGGTGGATAGAAATCTGGCCTGAAAGTACAAGAGAATAAAGAACATAAACATCAACATTTAAAGAACAGAAACAAAGCATTCAAgttaaatatacattattcacatctaTTACCAGTTTTGGGATGGAAACAGAAGGCAGAAAAGCATTTCTAGTAGCAAACCTGAGGCTTAGTATTTCTATTGAATATGTCTATAGTGTTTCTAATGACTCTTACACAGGCAGCCTTAGACATTGGTAGATGTAATGCGTAGGCTTTAGGTGAATGATTTATTCAAAAAAATGGATAAGCTAAAAATCCAGTGCCAAAGTTTACAAAGCATGTAAGCAATGTCAGGAGGCACTAAACTTAtaacacagaaaatatttttaaaagttcaaaACGTTAATAcactaaaaatattatataaatgttttatttcataagtttccctttaattaataGTTGGTTGACATACTCTAGGGGAAAAAGCAAATTTCTGTTGGTATTTGTCTAAAAAACATCACTACTTTTCCCCATAatcatttgtatatataattCTATTTACCATAGTGTTATTAGTGTTATATTTCTTATCTCTCAACATACCTGTCTATTGTCTCAACATGGACTTCCTGCTGGCTATGGATTCTCCTGATCATACTGTGGAACAGGTTCTTGTGGTTTGCCTCATGATAAGTGCTCCAAAAAATTCCAGCCAGGAGCAGAATAAATCCTAAGGGCAGCAGACAATAGGCCAGTATTATCTCACTTTGGCAGTTACACACATAGCTGGAAGATATATAGAAGGCTCCCAGGCACACCAGAGAGAAACCCGTAATGAGAAACGAAAATCTGAGGACTGTATAAATGCTCTTCTTCATCTTCATATTTGTGAACTGTTAGAGCACGCTGCACTGAGAAAAACTAGATGATCCAACAACCCAGTCGTTTTATATGGTAtgacgggagatggcctttggaCAATGATTTATAAAAGTCATGGACATAGAGATTCATTAACCACGAAACGGAGCTATTTAGAGGTAATATACACTAGGATTAGCTTTTAATCAGATAGGTAACAAATACAAGAAAGGAAAAACACATACACATAgcttttttatgatttgttatgATACACAACTggtatttgcaaatgtaacaaatTCTACAGACTTCAAGGCGTGGGTCCCATTAGTCAAAATAGCTTGGtcctttacaaaaaaataaaaatacaatttacgtatttatttttaattaacaagAATCCCTCCATTTTAAAAGCAGACATTGCTGCATTCTACAGCAAGGATATGCCCCTTCAATGCAGAGATAGCACTGATACAGAATGCTGGTAGTTATAGTATTGCAGCTTGAGTGCTGAAAGTTCCCCATGCCTTTTTATTAACCAGACATGTTCTTGGAACCCACAAACAGTGCACATTTCCTTAATATACATAAAGGTGGCTCATTGCATATATAGGGAAATCTGAATGAACCTAATGCTTTGTTTTGGATATACATGAAGGggatctagaaagctcagaattatggaaaggccatctgccatacactcaattttatttaaaaaatccaaatttttaaaaatgcattttcttttttctctgtaataataaaacagtgccttttatttgatataattaatctttattggaagcaaaaccagcctattgagtttatttaatgttaacatgattttctagtagacttaaggtataaagatctaaattacggaaagatctgtaaaacctcaggtccctagcattctaataaatgcagttttttgGATGCTGAGTTTTacccaagggatttttttttggcGGAGAAACAATGTTTCTGGGATTCTGGGATATCTGAGACTTGGGATTCTGGGAAGGACATGTATTTATGAAAAGCAAGGATTTGGTGGGCAAGCCTATATTTTCATTTCCAAAATTTGGAATTCTTTTTAGTAACCTAAATGCCTGGTCATATATTTGATTAATTGCACTTTACACCAGTATTGCACTTTACTGTGCTTTACCCATGCTTTCAATCCacatggaacaaaaaaaaaggctACAGGAATATCTATATGTTTAAAGTGTGCATGCACATGAACCAATGATTATAAACTATCCAGCAACTAAGCAAGGTAGAGGGTGATACTGTGTTAGTTGAAGAGCAGATATAGAAACAGTCTTGTAGTATTAAAGAAAGGAATATGTGATCACTGAAAGCATGTAATAAAATGATCACTTCTATACCATCTTTATtgctttctgtctttttttttgtctcctaGTTCGGACCATTGCCCAGAAACTGTCGCTGCAGTACCTTCCAAATGTGCACTTTCGCTTCCTCTCTGCTTgcgctcttctgcgcatgtgcaaagAGTGGTGGGCCACAttgtcggccaggttgcctagggcgcccggccaacttggcccagcactgctttcagtacttgaagaaaaagttactttaacacattttcctggattttacagaattttttcctggtcccctgaaaacatataatgggggttctactgtattcaattaaaaaatgctataaaaagaACCTGTTCTTAATAAGGAAAGAAGTCTCATGcctatgtttttttacttcactGAAAACACAGGTCAATGTTCAGCACTGGTCAGGATAGAATTTAAGAGATGTATCAACACACTACACCTGATTGAAAATGTTCTTCCATAGTATAGCCACTCAGAGTCAGACTGTGCCAGCAGGACACTCGGAGAAAACCAAGCCTGCCCCCTGCCAGGACCAGAGAGGCAAGTTTTTAGGAGGAAGTAAGAGGTACTAACAGGCGGGCTTTGGGGTGGGCAGATGGGTAATGTATTGTGCATTAGGTAGGCCAGAGTATGTGTGCAGGGGAGTTTGATGCAGTGGTAGGAGAAGTGGGCCCTTAAAGTTGGGACCATATGTGCCCCATCCCCCCAGTCCAACCCCAGTAGCCACTGCTTTGAAGTGCTAGGGTCCTGGAGTTATATAACATACCACTATCTGCATTATTTCAATTatctgtgccagcccagcagcaacagcaaacatatggctccaaatctgtacctggctgtgccagcaggaagcttcgaactttcacagtaatagaaagaatgtcttcagttcagtgcaactgtgcaaggctgagagcagcgagagcgagccacaccaagcaggccaccagctctctgcctctctctgtcatcacatcagtgacgtcattgacgcgtgtatgcacATCGCGGTGAactgcacagaaggagctattacttacCGGCatgagggagaaggtgaaggagatggattccacccaactgggtgaccatgattactgaaacaaattattaaataaacgctagaaaaaagtgcgcccctcaatgatggcgccctagacagttgcctactctgcctacccctagttccagccctgatccctgcagtgagcaccaaccatttggttttttggtgtgctattaatgtggacatggtcttgcggtaacatgggtgtggtttaaagtgggtgtggtctaaaaacagggagtggctaacactggcttccgttatcggccctccaccatgtagatgtaggaaaaattccggccctcggtaccatagaagttggacagcactgatctactcTATAACAAAAATGGGAAAGTCATGCTCACCACTAATTgttaaaccattaggcagggatGCAATGacactgtgaccacaaaattcatacagacaaagacaaaaggtcctctgcacgtaacccattatcaatatattaaggacattgaaagacattttttagtagtttATGGCACAAAATGTCCTTAGTATATtaataatggattgagtgcagaggaccttttgtcttTGTCCATAATCTACTCCCCAGACCTTACTGGGCCATCTCTATACCTAAGCCCCTTAGCAGTCTTGGGGTCTAGTCCCCCTATAGTTGCACCACTGACAAAGTGTCCCCTATTTATTTGTGATACGTTTACAGTCTGTTATAGAGACaaacaaatattgctttaaagTTATGAGACAAAATGAATTGTGTTAAGGATCAGCCAGATATGATAAATGGTCAATAAACTGTGCAAAGCAGCAATAACTGCTAAACTTGGCAGAGCTGGAGACTGTTTGGCTTGGCATAATGCCCTTAATAAGAAAGGTGGAAGAAGAGCTTCTGTATTAAAGTTAAGTTCTGTGGGCGTGTGCATTGGATTGCCTCCATATCTTATAAAGATATAAAAGGTGTTTAATATAGCTCTACTAAGACTGTAAATTTATGCCTGTTtctctccatggggcaaattcactaagcgccgaagcgccgaacgctagcgttaattcgctagcatttggcattttcgttactgcgcaaattcactaacgaacgctggcgtagtttgctagtgttacttcgcacccttacgcctggcgaattttcgctagagacgtaactacgcaaattcactaacttgcgcagtgtactgaacgctaccttttacgctagacttccttcgccacctcagacctggcgaagcgcaatagagtagatagggattgtttgaaaaaaagtctgaattttttctaagtcccaaaaaacgctggtgtgttttctacattatgggtgataggctgaaaaagatcgaaaaaatttttgtggctcccctccttcccccttacatttcctgactcatggcaacttacctagacagtgggcacatgtgtagggcaaaataaaaattttatttgctgatttgaaggttttctaggcatttgtagtgctgatacgtattcctccattgaaatttgaatttcgcgccgtatgcaaattagccttcgctagcgtaacttcgctttacatagcgaatcaacgctagcgcaacttcgcaaccttacgctacccctgagcgcaacttcggattttagtaaatttgcggagcgctggcgaaactacgcctggcgaagtgcggcgaagttgcgcctggtgaaactacgaatgttagtgaatttgcccccatgtgcgGGCAACAGGGATAACTCCCAACACGTCCAAAGTTGTAGGTGCAAACCAATCATGTCATGAATGAGATTGGCTGATCAGATTAACAAGAATGGTAAATTATGTGAACAAATTCGGATCCACATGCAGAGATCAGAGGGGCAGTGTCTAGTGGTGGCATCATGAGCACCTCCACCTCTTTAATGCAGCTGTTCATGCAGAGGTTGTAGTGGGGTTTTGTGTCTGCTGGATAGGACTTGATATGCTGAACAATGGCCCAAGACTAGGTTAAGAATTGGTTTAGCTGTTGTCTTCTTATTGTGGTGTTGGAACTTTGGGGAAAGGAGTTTAGGGACAGAAAggtaagccttgcatcatctcagaatcttgtttgtgcaccagaatgggggacctgatgtacatccccatgccctggctatacaattaaatggtgaagagaactgggggaatgtgtggtgagcagtgatatctaggaagtgctgaatggaaagtgaaagtaattgtctgccccacctctatgcctaaggcatagaggagaggcggacaatatttgattgacagctgagatttttaaatgagcttacaacagctatgaataaaaaatagaaattggatttcatgtttaatttgaaaaggacttttattatacagatttttgtgt
This region includes:
- the tmem252.L gene encoding transmembrane protein 252, yielding MKMKKSIYTVLRFSFLITGFSLVCLGAFYISSSYVCNCQSEIILAYCLLPLGFILLLAGIFWSTYHEANHKNLFHSMIRRIHSQQEVHVETIDRPDFYPPSYESVINEIRLQPESSCELRVLEEGLNIPPPLYTESAVDIADEVYTCNDSPPSYQASVQLSNTETNSEREPDSISVDNPETCD